CTTTCTGCGCATCAATTACTCGATGCTTTACAACGGATTGAGTCGGATCATGGCCGTGAACGCAGCCATCGCAATGCAGCTCGCACACTCGATTTGGATATTTTGTTGTATGATGATGCGATTTTACATGATGAGCGTTTGACGGTGCCCCATCCTCGGATGATTGAGCGCGCTTTCGTGTTGTTGCCATTATCTGAAATTTCACCTCATTTGACTTGGATGAATGAAAATGAAAAAAAGATAATATTGGCTGATGTTCTGCCTCAAGTGATGGGACAAGAGATTGTTAAACTGTAAATGACATTAACAGCATGACGTAACCAATTGAAAAATATAATTTTTAATTAAAAAATGTTTGATAGGATTTTGAAAAATGACCCAAGCCAGTTACGGTAACACGGCAACAACAATGGATACAAGCAAGCCCATTAAGCCGATTTCATTGACCACTTTGCAAGAAATGAAAAAAAATGGTGAAAAAATCGCCATGCTGACTTGTTACGATGCTTCTTTTTCTGCTTTGTTGGACAGTCACCATGTCGACTGTTTATTGGTGGGCGACTCCTTGGGCAATGTCATTCAAGGCCAGCGCACCACATTGCCCGTGAGCATGAGTGACATGGTTTATCACACAAAAGCTGTTTTGCGTGGCTTGTACACACGCCCCACATCGCGTGCATGGGTGGTGGCGGATTTACCATTTGGCAGTTATGGCAGCATAGAGGATGCATTGCACAATGCGGTCAAGCTCATGCAAGCAGGCGCACATATGATTAAGCTTGAAGGTGGTGCGTGGCTGGCGGATACCGTGCGTGTGTTGGTACAAAATGGCATCCCCGTGTGTGCACACCTGGGTTTGACCCCTCAATCGGTGTATCAATTGGGTGGTTTCAAAGTTCAAGCAAAAACCGAAGAGGCCGCTGCTCAGCTGTTGAAAGAAGCCTTGATTCTGCAAGAAGCAGGGGCATCGATGTTGGTGCTTGAAGCCGTGCCCATGCATGTGGGTAAAAATGTGACTGAACATGTATCCATGGTGACAATTGGCATTGGCGCAGGTAAAGACACCGATGGTCAAGTGTTGGTGCTGTACGATATGTTGGATGTGTTTCCAGGTAAAAAAGCAAAATTTGTTAAAAATTTTATGGCGGGTCAAAGCAGTATTTCAGGTGCGATTGATGCGTATGTGGCTGAAGTGAAAAATGGTGATTTCCCCCAACCCGAGCACAGCTTTACTGGGACTTAATGCTGTCCACCAAAGTTTAACGTAAGAACATAAAAAACCTTGAAAAACAAAGGCCTGACTGATGAGACTTTTTTGCTCGATACTCTGTGCGTTGGCTTTAACAGCCTGCACACACATCCCCGTTGAAGCTCCTGTTCAGGGCACAGAAACACCACCAGCAACACCACAGGTGGCTTGCCAAGAACCACGTCCAGAAATATGCACCCGAGATTATCGCCCTGTGTGTGCCATTCGCGACACAGGCATTCGCTGTGTGACCACGCCATGTCCATCAACAGAATTAAAAACCTACAGCAATGCATGTTCGGCGTGCAGTGATGCCACAGTGATGGGCTTCACGCAAGGCACCTGTGTGACACACTGATTCTATTTGAAATTGAAAGACGCTCATGCGCATTATTCCCCACATTGATGACCTCCGTGCCCAACTCAGTGGCCAAAATCGAATTGCTTTTGTGCCCACAATGGGCAATTTACATGAAGGTCATTTATCCTTGATGCGACTTGCAGCACAACATGGTGATCCTGTGGTCGCCAGTATTTTTGTCAATCGCTTACAATTTGGCCCCAACGAGGACTTTGACAAATACCCTCGAACGTTTGAAAACGATGCGGCGAAGCTTGAATCAGAAAAAGTATATGCTCTGTTTGCGCCGACTGAAAAAGACTTGTATCCAGAGCCACAAACCTACCGCATTCAACCCCCCACCCAATTGGGTGACATTCTAGAAGGGGAGTTTCGTCCTGGATTTTTCCAAGGGGTGTGCACGGTTGTACTTAAATTGTTTTCATGCGTTCAACCCCGCGTGGCTGTTTTCGGAAAAAAAGATTACCAGCAATTGATGATCATCCGTGCCATGTGTCGTCAGTTGGCCTTGCCCGTTGAAATTATTGCTGCCGAAACAGTGCGTGATGAGGATGGTTTGGCTTTATCGTCACGCAATCAATACCTTTCAGCCGAAGACCGTGCCACCGCACCACAACTCTATGCTCAATTACAATCAGTGCGTGCGCAGATTCTTGCAGACAGGGTGCACGCTGCCACACAATTGTTGTCGATTGAGCAGGGTGCAATGAGCGCTTTGACAAACAATGGTTGGAAACCTGACTACATTGCGGTGCGCCGTCAAGATGACTTGCTGCAACCGACCGTTGATGAGGTCAAAGCAGGGGTTGCGTTGGTCATATTGGCCGCTGCACGCATTGGTACAACCCGCTTAATTGATAATTTGGAAGTTTAAAACAACAGACTGCCATGAATCCACATACAAAAAAGCCCATGCATCATGGGCTTTTTTGTATTCAATGATGAAGTCAACGGTTTACCCTACTGATGAAGGTGGGGGTGCATCAATGGTCTTGTCATCCATTACCGATGTGGTTTTATTTAAGTCATTTGGGATGATTTCAGATTTAGCCACGGCTGAGAGGGGCTCCATTGGCACAAATACCCAGAGCAGCAGATAAACGATGGCTCCAACGCTGTAAGCAAAGGCACCAACAGTAAAAATCAAGCGCCAAACCCATGAAGGCATGTCCGTTTTTGCCGCCAAACCACCACAGACACCTCCCAACCAAGAGTCAGTGCGCGAGCGCGTGATGCTGTGAATGAACTGATTGGCTGTTTCGGCGTTGATGTTACCCGCAATGGGCTTGGTTCCATGATTCAATACACGGGCTTTGAGTTGATTAAATTCATCATCAGTCAATGCACCTGCTTCACGCAGTGATTGTAGTTTCTGTAGCTCATCGGTGATGTTCATTGTGTCTCCTTTCTAGAACATAGTGAGATGTTTACTTGCATCCATGGATCATGTCACTGCAATGTTTTGATCATTTGTTGACCTGAATTGCGGTGGCTGGAAGCTTGCAATCGAGATTGGCGGCAATCTGAGGATAGTCACTGTTGTTTGGTAATTCATAAACAGTCACACATTGATTGGGGCTCAAGTTTTGATTGCTTTGAATGATAAGGTAATCATTTTTTGCCACTTCAATTTTATACTGAAACACAGTTTCAGTTGTATTGTAATCGCTTAAGCCAAAAATTTCATTCAACCCCATATTCATACCCCAACCAATGTGACCGCCTCCGCCACCGATGCCAACACCCATATTAATGGGGTTTCGATGATTGGTTTGTTTTGTGAATGTTTGTTTTTCAGCAATTTTCCCCAGACGCATGCTGGCTTGAGGGGAAATACCATTGGTGCTTGCGCAAGCGGTCAACATCAAGGCGATTGCCAGAAGAGAGGTTTTTTTCATGGTGAACTCCTTGGTTATTGGATGCGGCGAGCAATTGATGTGCGGGGTAGCCAATAAGGGTTATTTAAGCTTTCAACCCGTACAACGCCATTGCTTGAGGGTGAATGAACAAAATAACCATCACCCAAATAAATGCCCACATGTGAGTTTGGTTGACTTGAGGTGTTAAAAAAGATTAAATCACCCGCAGCCATGCGACTCACGTTTAATTCATCGCCAAATTGACTTTGTTGATCCGTTGAGCGGGGGATGTTTAAATTTAAACTTTGTTTTGCGCTCCATTGAACCAAGCCTGAGCAGTCGAACCCTTCGCTGGGTGAGGAGCCACCATAATGATAAGGTGTTCCAAGGTATTTCATGGCATATACCGCCAGCGCACGGTTGGGGCCAGCACCAACGGTTATGTTTGAAGGTGGTTTGCTGTAACCACTGCGACCGCGTTTGTCATGGGTACTGCTGCATGCCGTCAAACCAATGGCCATAACAAAAAGAAACAAACGAGACAACAGCTTATGTGGATAAGCCAAGGGCATGTTTTCTCCTGATTGTGTTCAGTGTATGTGAGGCCATTTTTTGCGCTGGTTTAAAAATGGGTGTGCTGTTGAAGGGCTGTTCGCCGCTCGGAAAGCAAAGGTTGGCATGAAAATCAAAACAGCTTAAATCAAACCACGATCAATAAACCATTTTTATTGATTAAAATCAAACACATGAGGATGAATGTGCGTTTGCTAAAAATAAAATTTACTTGATTTCCAAAGTGGCTAAAACAGGGGTGTGATCAGACGGTTGCTCATGTCGACGGGGCTCTTTATCAATCACACAACGGACACAGTCCTTGCTTAAAGCATTGGACAGTAAAATATGATCAATGCGTAAACCTGCATTTCGACGAAATCCCATTTGGCGATAATCCCACCATGAAAAACTTTGATCGGCTTGTTCAAACAGTCTAAATGAATCGGTCAAACCAAGTGCGAGAAAGGCCTGAAAAAAACCACGTTCCTGTGGGGAAACCAGATTACCACCAATCCATTTGGCTGGATCATGCACATCACAGTCCTCAGGAGCAATGTTAAAATCGCCCAACAGGGCCAGTTTATCATGTTGGAGGAGTTCGGTTTTTAAATGGCTTTCCAATGCAGTCAACCAATTCATTTTATAAATAAATTTATCTGAATCCAAATCCTGTCCATTGACCATATAGGCACAAATCACCCGAATGCCATTGATGGTGGCGCTGATGAGGCGCTGTTGCTCATCCTCAAAATGAGGCATGTTTTTTAGCACATCGGATTGGGGTGAACGGCTGATGATGGCCACACCATTATAGGTTTTTTGCCCAGTAAAACTAACGTGCAAGCCTGCATCAATAAACGCTTGCTCAGGAAAAGCATCATCGGTTAATTTTGTTTCTTGCAAACACAGCACATCCACAGTCTGATTCGCCATATAGTCCAGCACTTGTGGTAAGCGCACTTTGAGAGAGTTGACATTCCAAGTGCCTAAGGTAAAAGCAGTCATGTTCACAGTATCCATATGCCATTTGATGTGTTAAAAACAACATTATCGCTTATAAAATAAAAGTCTGGCGTCGTTTGCTTAAACATCTTGAAACTGAACTCGATGCTGCAACCATTGAGGGCGATAAACAGCCACCAGAGTAATGATCATGCCCGTCATAAAAGCCTCTCCCCATCCAAGTAAAACCGAACCAATCCAAAAAATCCCATTACCCAC
The window above is part of the Ephemeroptericola cinctiostellae genome. Proteins encoded here:
- the panB gene encoding 3-methyl-2-oxobutanoate hydroxymethyltransferase — encoded protein: MDTSKPIKPISLTTLQEMKKNGEKIAMLTCYDASFSALLDSHHVDCLLVGDSLGNVIQGQRTTLPVSMSDMVYHTKAVLRGLYTRPTSRAWVVADLPFGSYGSIEDALHNAVKLMQAGAHMIKLEGGAWLADTVRVLVQNGIPVCAHLGLTPQSVYQLGGFKVQAKTEEAAAQLLKEALILQEAGASMLVLEAVPMHVGKNVTEHVSMVTIGIGAGKDTDGQVLVLYDMLDVFPGKKAKFVKNFMAGQSSISGAIDAYVAEVKNGDFPQPEHSFTGT
- the folK gene encoding 2-amino-4-hydroxy-6-hydroxymethyldihydropteridine diphosphokinase, whose protein sequence is MTHAIAYIGLGANLGDAAHTLNAAIHALANAPQTTVQRVSSMYGSAPVGEGADGPNYTNAVAMIDTHLSAHQLLDALQRIESDHGRERSHRNAARTLDLDILLYDDAILHDERLTVPHPRMIERAFVLLPLSEISPHLTWMNENEKKIILADVLPQVMGQEIVKL
- a CDS encoding PspC domain-containing protein is translated as MNITDELQKLQSLREAGALTDDEFNQLKARVLNHGTKPIAGNINAETANQFIHSITRSRTDSWLGGVCGGLAAKTDMPSWVWRLIFTVGAFAYSVGAIVYLLLWVFVPMEPLSAVAKSEIIPNDLNKTTSVMDDKTIDAPPPSSVG
- the panC gene encoding pantoate--beta-alanine ligase → MRIIPHIDDLRAQLSGQNRIAFVPTMGNLHEGHLSLMRLAAQHGDPVVASIFVNRLQFGPNEDFDKYPRTFENDAAKLESEKVYALFAPTEKDLYPEPQTYRIQPPTQLGDILEGEFRPGFFQGVCTVVLKLFSCVQPRVAVFGKKDYQQLMIIRAMCRQLALPVEIIAAETVRDEDGLALSSRNQYLSAEDRATAPQLYAQLQSVRAQILADRVHAATQLLSIEQGAMSALTNNGWKPDYIAVRRQDDLLQPTVDEVKAGVALVILAAARIGTTRLIDNLEV
- the xth gene encoding exodeoxyribonuclease III, whose product is MTAFTLGTWNVNSLKVRLPQVLDYMANQTVDVLCLQETKLTDDAFPEQAFIDAGLHVSFTGQKTYNGVAIISRSPQSDVLKNMPHFEDEQQRLISATINGIRVICAYMVNGQDLDSDKFIYKMNWLTALESHLKTELLQHDKLALLGDFNIAPEDCDVHDPAKWIGGNLVSPQERGFFQAFLALGLTDSFRLFEQADQSFSWWDYRQMGFRRNAGLRIDHILLSNALSKDCVRCVIDKEPRRHEQPSDHTPVLATLEIK
- a CDS encoding C40 family peptidase, encoding MPLAYPHKLLSRLFLFVMAIGLTACSSTHDKRGRSGYSKPPSNITVGAGPNRALAVYAMKYLGTPYHYGGSSPSEGFDCSGLVQWSAKQSLNLNIPRSTDQQSQFGDELNVSRMAAGDLIFFNTSSQPNSHVGIYLGDGYFVHSPSSNGVVRVESLNNPYWLPRTSIARRIQ